The following are encoded together in the Microcaecilia unicolor chromosome 12, aMicUni1.1, whole genome shotgun sequence genome:
- the KLHL11 gene encoding LOW QUALITY PROTEIN: kelch-like protein 11 (The sequence of the model RefSeq protein was modified relative to this genomic sequence to represent the inferred CDS: inserted 1 base in 1 codon; deleted 2 bases in 2 codons), with protein MAAASVSSQPKPLPSNLDAPAEDSVLAGGDCASAEAEDFVADNHCWELSWRQNEQRKLGLFCDITLAFGGGREFRAHRSVLAAATDYFTPLLSGHFEESRSGRVDICKWSSEGGPGPETVEGRYSVLYTGKIRVCTGSVHEVLELADRFLLTRXKEFCGEFLKKKLNLSNCVAIHSLAHMYTLTHLDMKSGEMIRRNFFKVIQDEEFYTLPYHLVRDWLSDPEITVDSEEVLFETVLKWVQRNSEEREKYFVELFRLLRLSQMKPTYLTRHVKSEQLVVKNEACMTLVSDAVESHALRSENLQSGNLQPLTLMPSLPRFGQNMDVIMVIGGVSEGGEYLSECVGYFIDEDRWVNLPHIHNHLDGHAAVVTDSYIYVAGSMEPGFAKTLERYSPNRNTWEQMCNLITRKHSFGLSSIKGNLYSIGGHGNFSPGFKDVALYDTVKDKWHTLESAPKILRDVKAVNVEDRFVYIAARTPVDGDIEDGLRTIICRYDTETRQWQDVESLPLIDNYCSFQMSVADTNFYHTASCCPKNYSIDNEEAKQKIAGQMLDEILESLPPEVLSIEGAAICYHKDDVFIIGGWKNSDDIDKQYRKEAYRYCAERKRWMLLPPMPQPRCRAAACHIRIPYRCLHGTQRYPMPPNLMWQKDRIRQMQEIHRHALSMKRMPQSQIEC; from the exons ATGGCGGCGGCCAGCGTTTCTTCTCAACCTAAGCCGCTTCCCTCGAACCTAGACGCCCCGGCCGAGGATTCGGTGTTGGCAGGAGGAGACTGCGCCTCAGCGGAAGCCGAGGACTTTGTAGCAGATAACCATTGCTGGGAGCTGTCTTGGCGGCAGAATGAGCAACGTAAGCTGGGCCTCTTTTGCGATATTACTCTGGCTTTCGGTGGTGGCCGAGAGTTTCGAGCGCATCGTTCTGTGTTGGCCGCCGCCACCGACTACTTCACGCCGCTCCTCTCTGGCCATTTTGAAGAATCACGCTCTGGCCGTGTGGACATATGCAAGTGGAGCTCGGAAGGTGGCCCGGGACCT GAGACTGTAGAGGGCCGTTATTCAGTACTGTACACGGGTAAGATCCGTGTCTGCACTGGCAGTGTGCATGAGGTGCTGGAGTTGGCGGACAG gTTTTTGCTAACCC CTAAGGAATTCTGTGGagaatttttgaagaaaaaacttAACCTTAGCAACTGCGTGGCCATCCATAGTTTAGCTCATATGTACACCCTGACCCACCTGGACATGAAATCTGGAGAAATGATCCGAAGAAACTTCTTTAAGGTTATCCAAGATGAAGAATTCTATACGCTACCCTACCATCTTGTTAGAGACTGGCTATCGGACCCTGAAATTACAGTGGATTCTGAAGAAGtcctttttgagactgtgttaaaGTGGGTTCAGAGGAATAGTGAAGAAAGGGAGAAATACTTTGTGGAACTATTCAGATTGCTTAGGTTGTCGCAGATGAAACCAACTTATCTCACCAGACATGTGAAATCTGAGCAGCTGGTGGTCAAAAATGAAGCCTGCATGACTCTAGTATCCGATGCTGTGGAGAGTCATGCTCTGAGGTCTGAAAATTTGCAGTCGGGTAATCTCCAGCCACTGACACTCATGCCATCCCTGCCTCGATTTGGGCAAAACATGGATGTCATAATGGTAATTGGAGGAGTGTCGGAGGGGGGAGAATATTTAAGCGAATGTGTAGGATACTTCATTGATGAAGACAGGTGGGTGAATCTTCCACACATTCATAACCACCTGGATGGTCATGCTGCTGTTGTCACTGATTCATATATATATGTGGCTGGCTCCATGGAACCTGGTTTTGCAAAGACTCTAGAAAGGTATAGTCCAAATAGAAATACTTGGGAGCAGATGTGTAATCTGATAACAAGAAAACATTCTTTTGGTCTTAGTTCAATCAAGGGCAATTTGTACAGCATAGGTGGGCATGGTAACTTCAGTCCTGGCTTTAAAGATGTGGCTTTGTATGACACTGTGAAGGACAAATGGCATACTCTTGAGTCGGCCCCAAAGATACTTCGAGATGTCAAAGCAGTGAATGTAGAAGATCGGTTTGTTTACATTGCTGCTAGGACACCAGTGGACGGTGATATTGAGGATGGGCTGAGGACCATCATTTGCAGATATGACACAGAAACCAGGCAGTGGCAGGATGTTGAATCGCTGCCACTTATTGACAACTACTGCTCTTTCCAGATGTCTGTTGCCGATACAAATTTCTATCACACTGCTTCATGTTGTCCTAAAAACTACTCTATAGACAATGAAGAAGCAAAGCAGAAGATCGCTGGCCAAATGCTGGATGAGATCCTTGAAAGCCTTCCTCCTGAGGTACTCAGTATCGAGGGGGCAGCCATCTGTTATCACAAAGACGATGTGTTTATTATCGGAGGCTGG AAAAACAGTGATGACATAGACAAGCAGTACAGGAAAGAGGCATATCGGTACTGTGCTGAGAGAAAGCGCTGGATGCTCCTTCCTCCCATGCCGCAACCTCGATGCAGAGCAGCTGCGTGTCATATAAGAATTCCTTATAGGTGCCTTCATGGGACACAAAGATACCCCATGCCCCCAAATctgatgtggcagaaagatagaaTCCGCCAGATGCAAGAGATACATCGGCATGCTTTGAGTATGAAGAGAATGCCGCAATCTCAGATTGAGTGCTAG